GGCGGCATGTGGAGGGCGTCGTGACGGATCGAGTCCGAGGTGAACAGGATGTACGGGAGGGCGAGATGACGGACCCGCGCGAACCCCTCGGTGTCAGCCGGGACGTCGGGCCGCAGGTCGCGGACGATCACAGTCATAGGGAGGCACCGTACGGCGATGTGCGCGGGGGATGCCTCTCATTTTCCTTCGGTACGGGACAATCGGCTCGTGAGCCTGAAGATCCGCATCGACGACAGCGCGCCCCCGTACGAGCAGGTGCGGGCGCAGATTTCCGAGCAGGCCCGGTCCGGGGCGCTGCCGGTGGGGTACCGGTTGCCGACCGTGCGGGGGCTGGCCGAGTCCCTGGGCCTCGCGGTGAACACGGTGGCCAAGGCGTACAAGGCGCTGGAGGGCGACGGGGTGATCGAGACGCGGGGGCGCAACGGAACGTTCGTTGCTGCCGCCGGCTCGGCCGCGGAGCGGGAGGCGTCCTTGGCCGCGCAGGCGTATGCGGAGCGGGTGCGGCGGTTGGGGCTGGGGGAGTCCGAGGCGTTGGCTGCGGTGCGGGACGCCCTGCGGGCGGCTTACGGGGCGGGCTGAGGAGAATGCGGTAGGTGGAGGCGGCGGAAGGAAGTCACCGGAGTTCGGCCGGCTCCGGGATCCGCGTCACCCTCAGCCCCGCCCGCCCTGCCGCTCTCCCGAACGTCACCGCGTCCTGCACCGCCGCGCCCCCCGGATCGTTGTTGAAGTACGCGTACACGTCGTCCCCCTTCCGCCAGGTCGTGGCGATGCGGTCCACCCAGGTGTCCAGCGAGCGGCGGCCGTAGCGGGGCCAGGGACGGGCGCGGCCCTGGTGGAAGCGGACGTAGCCCCAGTCGGTGGTGCGCCACAGCGGGGTGACCGGGCGGGCCAGGACGTCCGCCCAGCACAGGGCGGCTCCCCGGGACGACAGGACCTCGCGCACCTCGGACGTCCACCAGGCGTCGTGGCGGGGTTCCACCGCGACCCTCGTACCGGACGGGAAGCAGGCCAGGCAGGCGTCCAGCAGGGGCGGGTCCGCGCGCAGGGTCGGGGGCAGCTGGAGGAGGACCGGGCCCAGGCGGTCGCCGAGGCCCGCCGCGTGGCTCATCAGGCGGTGGACCGGTTCCTCGGGCTCCTTCAGGCGCTTGATGTGGGTGAGGTACCGGCTGGCCTTGACCGCCACCACGAAGTCCTGAGGGACCCGGTCCCGCCACGCTTCGAAGTTCTCGCGGGACGGCAGCCGGTAGAAGGCGTTGTTGATCTCCACCGTCGCGAAGAGCCGCGTGTACTCCTCCAGCCACAGCCGCGCCGGGACCCCGGCCGGATAGACGAGGTCCCGCCAGTCCTTGTACTGCCACCCCGAGGTGCCGACGAACAAGGTCACAGCACCATCAAAGCACTACAGGTACAGGCCCGCGTCCGCGCCGTCCCGCGCCCCCGGCACCGAGGTCGGCGCCGTGCCCCGGCGCAGCGCGTACAGCTCGGCCAGGGTGGCTCCCTCGCGGCCGACACCCTCCTCGCTGCCGAGCCAGTTCACCGCCTCGCGGCGGGTCAGCGGGCCCACCTCGATCCGGGCGAGGCAGCGGCCGGGGCGCACCACGGCCGGGTGCAGACGCTCCAGGTCCTCGTTGGTGGTGACGCCGACCAGGACGTTGCGGCCCTGCCCGAGCAGGCCGTCGGTGAGGTTCAGCAGCCGGGACAGCGCCTGGCCCGCGGTGTGCTTGGCCTCGCCGCGGATCAGCTCGTCGCAGTCCTCCAGGAGGAGAAGACGCCAGCGGCCCTTGCCGGGGCCGTCCTCCTCGCCGATCGCGATGTCCATCAGATAGCCGACGTCGGAGAAGAGGCGTTCGGGGTCCAGGACACAGTCCACCTGGCACCAGTCCCGCCAGGAGCGGGCCAGCGTGCGCAGGGCCGAGGTCTTGCCGGTGCCGGGCGGGCCGTGCAGGAGGAGCAGCCGGCCCGCGATGTCCTCCGGGGTCGTCTTCATCAGGCGGTCCATGGCCTCCGCCACCGGTGCCGTGTAGTTGGGCCGGATCTCGTCCCAGGTGCCCGCGGAGATCTGTCGGGTGGTGCGGTGCGGGCCGCGCCTAGGGGAGACGTACCAAAAGCCCATCGTCACGTTCTCGGGCTGTGGCTCGGGCTCGTCGGCGGCGCCGTCCGTGGCCTGGTCGAGGACCCTCTTGGCCAGTTCGGCGCTGGTCGCGGTCACCGTGACGTCCGCGCCGCGGTTCCAGCGGGAGACCAGCAGGGTCCAGCCGTCGCCCTCGGCGAGGGTGGCGCTGCGGTCGTCGTCGCGGGCGACCCTGAGCACGCGGGCGCCGTCCGGCACCAGGTTCGCGCCGGAGCGGACGCGGTCGATGTTCGCCGCGTGCGAGTACGGCTGCTCGCCCGTCGCGAAGCGGCCGAGGAACAGCGCGTCTACGACGTCGGACGGCGAGTCGGAGTCGTCGACGTGGAGCCGGATCGGCAGAGCGTCGTGTGGGTTCGCAGACATGCGGCCATGATCCGGCACGGGCGTGCTGTGCGCACGGCATTTCCTCCCCTTGTTCCGGGTGTTCCAAGACTGTTCCGGGTGTTCCCAAGACCTGCCCGAGGCGCTGCTTGCGCCGTTACTGTTGTCCTTGATGGGACGTCATGGGTGGGATTCGGATACTCGGCGGTGGCGGCTCACCGCCCTGCTCGGTGTGGGCGCCGCCGCGCTGGCGCTGGCGGTGACCCTGTTCGGCACGCTGTCCGGCGGACCCAGCACGGCCGGCACCATACGTGACGGCGACAAGGTGCACGGCACGCCCGCGAGCCCCGGCGCGAAACCGGAGCCGTACGTCGGCTGGGGCTTC
Above is a genomic segment from Streptomyces fodineus containing:
- a CDS encoding GntR family transcriptional regulator, producing MSLKIRIDDSAPPYEQVRAQISEQARSGALPVGYRLPTVRGLAESLGLAVNTVAKAYKALEGDGVIETRGRNGTFVAAAGSAAEREASLAAQAYAERVRRLGLGESEALAAVRDALRAAYGAG
- a CDS encoding DUF72 domain-containing protein; this encodes MTLFVGTSGWQYKDWRDLVYPAGVPARLWLEEYTRLFATVEINNAFYRLPSRENFEAWRDRVPQDFVVAVKASRYLTHIKRLKEPEEPVHRLMSHAAGLGDRLGPVLLQLPPTLRADPPLLDACLACFPSGTRVAVEPRHDAWWTSEVREVLSSRGAALCWADVLARPVTPLWRTTDWGYVRFHQGRARPWPRYGRRSLDTWVDRIATTWRKGDDVYAYFNNDPGGAAVQDAVTFGRAAGRAGLRVTRIPEPAELR
- a CDS encoding DUF5925 domain-containing protein is translated as MSANPHDALPIRLHVDDSDSPSDVVDALFLGRFATGEQPYSHAANIDRVRSGANLVPDGARVLRVARDDDRSATLAEGDGWTLLVSRWNRGADVTVTATSAELAKRVLDQATDGAADEPEPQPENVTMGFWYVSPRRGPHRTTRQISAGTWDEIRPNYTAPVAEAMDRLMKTTPEDIAGRLLLLHGPPGTGKTSALRTLARSWRDWCQVDCVLDPERLFSDVGYLMDIAIGEEDGPGKGRWRLLLLEDCDELIRGEAKHTAGQALSRLLNLTDGLLGQGRNVLVGVTTNEDLERLHPAVVRPGRCLARIEVGPLTRREAVNWLGSEEGVGREGATLAELYALRRGTAPTSVPGARDGADAGLYL